A DNA window from Centroberyx gerrardi isolate f3 chromosome 5, fCenGer3.hap1.cur.20231027, whole genome shotgun sequence contains the following coding sequences:
- the kaznb gene encoding kazrin, periplakin interacting protein b isoform X3: MRSEKEEGKAVLLREEVAQLQEEVHLLRQMKDMLSKDLEETQGGCSANLLSATELRVQLGDKEQELDRAKEALQAMKADRKRLKVEKADLVSQMQQLYTTLESREEQLRDFIRNYDQHRKESEDAVKALAKEKDMLEREKWDLRRQTKEATEQANILRSHMDMKENRIKELEAELTMAKQSLATLTKDVPKRHSLAMPSEPVVNGSQEWVMQADLPLTAAIRQSQQTLYHGHTTDRQAVVRISPCHSRQPSVISDASAADGDRSSTPSDINSPRHRTHSLCNSMEDLEDQKRKKKKEKMTLGSLSRVFARGKQRKSLDPGLFDGTATPDYYIEEDADW, encoded by the exons atgaggtccgagaaggaggaggggaaggctg tgTTGCTGCGGGAGGAGGTGGCCCAGCTTCAAGAGGAGGTGCACCTGCTGAGGCAAATGAAGGACATGTTGAGTAAGGACCTGGAGGAGACCCAGGGTGGCTGCTCTGCCAATCTGCTCTCAGCCACTGAGCTCCGTGTGCAGCTGGGTGACAAGGAGCAGGAGCTGGACCGTGCCAAGGAGGCCTTACAAG cCATGAAAGCAGACCGTAAGCGTCTAAAGGTGGAGAAGGCAGACTTGGTGAGTCAGATGCAGCAGCTCTACACCACACTcgagagcagagaagagcagcTGCGAGATTTCATACGCAACTACGACCAGCACCGAAAG gaGAGTGAGGATGCAGTCAAGGCCCTGGCGAAGGAGAAGGACAtgctggagagggagaagtgggACCTGAGGAGGCAGACCAAAGAAGCCACGGAGCAGGCCAACATCCTGCGTTCTCACATGGACATGAAGGAGAACAGgatcaaagaactggaggctgaGCTCACCATG GCGAAGCAGTCTCTGGCCACCCTGACGAAGGACGTACCGAAGCGCCACTCACTGGCCATGCCTTCAGAGCCGGTGGTGAACGGCAGTCAGGAGTGGGTGATGCAGGCCGACCTGCCCCTCACCGCAGCCATCCGTCAGAGCCAACAGACGCTCTACCACGGACacacgacagacagacagg ctgtggtcaggaTCAGCCCCTGCCACTCTCGCCAGCCCTCTGTCATCTCTGATGCCTCGGCGGCCGACGGGGACCGCTCGTCCACGCCCAGTGACATCAACTCCCCTCGCCACCGGACCCACTCCCTCTGCAAT TCCAtggaggacctggaggaccAGAAGcgtaagaagaagaaggagaagatgaCTCTGGGATCCCTGTCACGGGTGTTTGCTCGGGGCAAGCAGCGCAAGTCACTGGACCCCGGCCTGTTTGATGGTACAGCCACCCCTGATTATTATATAGAGGAGGATGCCGACtggtga